Within Trachemys scripta elegans isolate TJP31775 chromosome 12, CAS_Tse_1.0, whole genome shotgun sequence, the genomic segment TGGATAGGAATATGGAGCATACCAAGGAACTCCTGGCCTACAAAGAGCAGTGTTCTCTATCATCTGTTTCATAACATTTTTTTGCTGCATCGAGAGATCATTCTAGCTATGGATTTGGGGTAGAGGGTGGGTGGGGACTTCTTTTGTCTATTAGTGTTTCATTCGGTACTCTGTTGAAAATTGTCTTTAGAACAAATAAAGAGTGAATTCACAGAGGGATTCTCCATGTCACATTTTAACCACCACTAATGTGCTTCCAGCAACCAATGCCAGTGACATGCTGTGTAAGCAGGGAGACAGAGCATCTGGGACAGTACCTACAGCACAGTTAAGAAGCCATCAGAAGTTTGAGTCAGACCCCTTTGAGGCCAAAAAACCCCAGAAACACAAAAAGGAACAGGCGGTTCAGTCTCTCTCCTCAGCAGTGGTAATTTGTAGAAGTGCAAACATATTGTTTTGCTTATGTTGTAGAACAAATGCAGTGTAATATCTGATACCCACTGACAGGCATcagtcctgcaactggatccatcCTGTGTCCAATAACATCAGAGAGATGCATCAGAGTGGCAGGGATCTGTCCATGTGGCTCTGAATGCAGGACTGGAGCAGTAATCAATAGAACACTTTCCTTCAAAGCAGATCCTAGTGCTGCTCTGAATTCTGAGGGCATTTAAGCAGCGGTTCTCATACTAATGACTCGCTAGTGATCAAACAAGCGGACATGTGAGCTATCATCAGGAGGTAGTGCTGCCCTATTGAGGCTCTGCCACTTTATCACCATGTATGTTTCCAATCTTTTCTAGCCAAATTTAAATCTAACATTAGGTCTCTGGCCTCAAAGTGAGAGCCTGAAGGTGCCTGGCTATACAGCAACAGACATGATCATCTCTGCGGTGTTTCATAGCGAGCTTATTGTCCCGTGGATTTTGCATAGTCTCCCAGGGCAGGATAATAGTTAACTTCAGAAGATGTTCAGTGAGAGGAGACACAGGATACCATGCTAGGCAAAGCTGCATGCACACCCAAAATTTGCCTAAGAGCACTATAGATGGGAGGACTGATAGAATGATTTCCATGCTTTGTTAGCAGCAGAACGTGGTACACAGAGTTCTGTTTGTTGCGGGCAGACAGTTTGCAATACTCCTAACCTCTCTGCTGCCGCTTCCTATAATGGAACATCTCCGTATTTTTAAGAGCCCAGTAATCACTTAGTCCTTGCATTTTTTCAGCCCCTCTGAccacaaaaagttttgaaatttccatATTTCTTTCAGGCTGGAAGCAGAGAAGAAAAGTGTTTACATGACTAGAGTGGCTGAAGAAAGCAGTCACAGAGTGCTGGCAATATAGGGGCAGGTGAAAGCCCTGAGCTGGGCAAGTCTGGACTCGGGGTAGTTATTACGTAcggagaatatttttttaaaaaacgtaaCAAAGCCATTACTACTAAGGCATAAAATGCAGTGATGTATTTTAGATGTAACAACAATACAAGTGAATACAAAGCTGGGTAGCGTGATGTCCTTAATCCATTTGAACCATCTGTCTTTAAAAGAATGACTTAGAAAAAGGTATCCTCAGGGGCACAACACATGCCCCCCATTCCATGCGTCACTTCACATCCCAGCCAGCATGGAGGAGATGCAAGTGTAAGCTTTCCCTCCCCATCGGAGGTGAGATGATCCATGCTGACTAGGACAGTTAAATTAACCATCTGGCTGTGTGCAGtcctttaaggctcctttacaagGCCTTTTATCTCTTCTTCTTGGTTTCCTTCTTGGGTTTCTTGCTCAGCTGCGGAGCAGCCACCTTCGGCTTCTTCACCACCTCTGAACTTTTAAACTCAAAATTGTCAGAGTCCTACAACAGTCAATTAAGAAAGGAACAGTCAGTAATGTTTTCAGGCATGAGATTTGTATTTCACATCTCATCCCAGTTCAGAATCTGAGTGTCTATACCAAAAGGAGCAAGCAACTAATACAAGGCCTTGTCAACACACACATCGCACCCGTTGGTTTAAACCTGGTCATATTGTTTGAAACATGCAATCTGTAAATTACTGATGCAAGCTAACCCCATGTTATCCAGATTTAATTTGATTTAGGAGTATCCATCCTGTTTcttacactggtttaaaactATGCACTGTTACTGATGCAACTCTgggtatagaccagacctcagaagCCAAGCAGAACCACATTCCGTTACCCAGTGAAGTTGTTACACCCCTTAGGGAAGATTTTGAGAAGGAAGAACAAAAGATAGCTGTGACGGAGGGCAGGAAAGAGagaagtgaaattaaaaaaaattccaaatgggAAGAACAGAAAAAGAATCCTGAAATCAGCTGTACATGTGCTGAAACATTCAACAGGGATTTTGCAAAAGTAAAAACATCATCATGCAGCAGACAACCCCCACTCctccaaaaaaatcccaaacaaaccaGCAGCAGGAATTTAAAGCTCAGAGTTTGTAATCAAGCCCCCAGATCTAGGAGAGAAGTTAGAGACAAAGGTCTCTTCACCTGGACTAAGAAGGATAGCTTAGAGACATCCCAATCTCTTCCTTCAAGGGAGATGATAGATAACATTTCTATTATGGGAAACAAACTCTAGTCATCTTGGAAAAATGCAAGGGAACAGAGCCAGTCTCATCCCAGAAGGCACACACATGCAGATTGCCTCATTTCATTAAATGAGTTTGGATATAAATATTGCTTACGCTTCTACATTTCTATCAATCAATATGTGCCAACTGGAAAAGGACACACAAAAATGGCAGAGAAAGATGTGTTAGTTTTAAGCTTCCAAGAGAGAGTTACAGatagtgcaggggaggggagtagCTGACAGTATCCTTTTAATCAATGAGCTTAGTTCAAATGTTTCTCAAGTTGCTGTGCTATAACTATTCATATCTGTGTGGCCTTCCAAGGGAGGAGTCTTGGCTGGCTTGTTGAAGGATGTAATCGGTGCATGGGGAGCTGGCAAACAGTGCGGCAATACTGTGGAGAAATAGAGCATTATGCAGTTCCTATTCAGGGACACAGAGTTCACTGCTGCTGTATGATGATCACTGCTGCCTTCTAATGTTCAAAGTAAGGTAGTCTTCAAAGCCTGAAGCCTCCTCAAGTGAGAGAGGCTGTTCTGAATTCTACACAGACTCAAGCAGCTGGTGTAACTCCCGTGACCAGAAGACATCTATTCTTGTTTATTAGCTTGTAAACCGATCATATGGGACTTGTCTGCAGCTTCTCTAAGAGGGCAGAGTATATGTGTGGAAAATTTAACCACAGCATGTGCACACCACAGGATGGTTTCTTAAGCATTACAACTCCCAATCAGTGCCTGGCTTTCAGCTCCCTACGCCAAAGTGTGAGCTCGCCTTATTGTTCACTTTCAAAGTTCAGGCCATTAAACGTTTCCCCCAAACATAACAGGgtcaagaaaatgaaagaaaccaCATCTCCCCTCAAGCTGCAgctcgctctcacacacacaaacacaccttgAGCAGGTTCAGCATCTTCCAGCTTAGAAATATAtctataaatctgttagtctttaaggtgccaccggactccttgttgtttttgtggatacagactaacatggctacccctctgatactatctatAAACAGATTCTTTACATTCAATGCATTATTGCAGCATTCCAGGCTTCAGACACATATTGTGATAAAGATACCCCTCATCTTTTCACAACAAGAATCAGATTTTTCTAAACAAATCTATTGCCAGCTGTAAAGAGAACAAAACTTCCCATGTTAAGTTGTTCCTGTAAATACTGGCCTCCACCCTACACAGCAAGACAAATATAAAATCACTATGTATTGTGGTCTGATTGCCATCAGGAAAAGTTGGTGTAAAGACTAAAGACCCTACAAATACAGGGGTTTCCAAGTGCATTTGAATCTTGTTCTATCAGAATAGCCAGTTGGACTTTGATCACTCCAGTTTAGCCCATGTTTTACATTTTAACTCCATCTCACATTTGCTTTGTGCCCTGTAGTTTACTTATCATCCCCCTCTTGTGCTGACTACAGCCAGCTGGCCTTCCAAATGTCTGCACAGAGGTGGGGGTCGGTTCTGAAAGCTGTATTGCTGGTGCCAACAAACACCAGGAAATTCAGCTGTATCGCATGCAGTGATGCCCTTTATCAAGGATTATGCACAAAGAAGAGCTAACAGTCTCTTGCTGAAAAGGCAGACTCTACTGAGGGTACGCCTTGATTGGCTTCTTGACCAACAGGGTAAAGAATGGACCAGACTCATACTAACATGGCAATGTAGATTTGAGACTGAGGTCAGCCCTTTGTTTGTGTTCTGGAAGAAATTGGGAGCAATGCAGAGGCAAGTACACTTAGCCCGCATGGAAAGTGCTGATCCCTTGTGCTGAAGCTCAGAGAGGCCCTGGCAGGTTCAGCTGTTCCCACCTTCTGTGGCTGGGGAGTGGGTTGCAGTGACGTGGGACTGTTAAGGCAGAAGAGAGGTAAAGGGAACCTCGCAGGAAAGACAGGAAGTGCAATGAACTACAGAATTACTGATCAACCATTAGGTTCTGGCTACCACCACTCGATTGTGCCCACACTTGCTGGTACTGAAGAGAACAACTTACTGTCTTATGGGACTTTGAAATTGGGAGGATTATGGCCAATACACAGATCAGCTGGAAAATGGCTCCAAAAAAGAGCCCATAGCGCAGCACGTTCTCCAGGAATGTGGGCTCTGGGACTTCAGGGGGAGAGAAATCCAGCTCGGCAGCCATGGCAGAAGCGTCTTCCTCCTTCACAAACACTCTCAAGAAGTCTGGTTTCTACAGTGAAATAACAACAGCAGATTGTTTATTTTGAGTCATAGTTTCTAGAATTCGGTCAATTTTATTTGCAGTAAAAAAACAATCTCACAGAATAAATTATGTTGGTGCCTCTAAAGGCATTGTCAGGCTACAGAGCCAATAACAAGGAGGGGACTGAAAGTCACACTTTAGATGCTGTAATCTTTTGCAATCTGCTGACTAGAACAGACTTCCGATGACCAGAATAGCTTGCTTATGGGTGGGAGGAGGCCAAACAAATTGTGATGTTTGTGCTGGCCATACAGTGATGGGGGACAGCAATGAGCAAGTATATATTTACTCCTGAAACTGAACATGTGATAACATAACTGTCTATTGTGGGTTTTTAGCATCTTCTGCTAAAGTATCTACTACAGGCCACCGTCAGAGACAAGCCACTGGTTTAGATGGACCCCAGTTGGATCTGATATGATAATTCCTCTGTTCacagaaaatattcattttcccAGGATAATCCATGTTCTATCACCTTGAAGAACAGATGTTGATTTATATtcactcccccaccaaaaaaaaagtccATAGCTAAGAAAGGTGACAACTCCACAGAACTGGGACAGGCTAGAGAATTTGTCTTTGCAGTTAGGCAACCGGGTACAGAGGCCTTCAACTCTAGGGAACAAGTTCCAGTGTGACTAGGTTAGGGGTACTAGctagcaggggggcagggaataagATAAGGAGCATTTTGCACCTAAGGCACTGCATCAGATCCAGTCTAGTCCCAGAGCAGGCTGGAAGGTGACCCAAAAGGCCCCCCTCTGTCGTTGCCCCATGGCCTGCATGAGGCCAGTTGGTGGGTCGCAGTCCTGTCAGTTCTTGGTGGGCACATGTCCCATTGCAGGCAGCACTAACTCCCCGGCCCCAAGGGCTGATCAGGCCAGAGCAGGGACTCCCGCTGCGGAGAGCAGCGTGCAGACCCGGAGCTGCCCGCAGCGACGGGACCAGAGCTCCCAGCGACTAGGTCCAAAATGGTGTCAAGCAAGGATGCTCAGAAGTAATTTGTTTCaactttcttattttaaaatctccaCCCAAACCAAGCAAAGTCAGCAGTTCTTAGTGAGGAACAGAGGCAGGGCAAATTTTAAACTTCACTTATTTTGTATCtgactttgtttaaaaaagaaaaaaaaaaagttagaacttttttttttttttaaaagattgtattCCCTGCCCTCATCCTTCTCATCAAATTGAAAAATAGCAAAAAGgatttttgctcaaactttcaaCATACAAcaacaactttttttatttttaaacacactcCCACTAACCCCCACTCATACGTCAACGAACCAAAAATAAATGtgcaaaaataaaccaaaaaagggAACTGATACATACAGTGTGAAAATAGAGAACTCCTAATCTCATACTGCACAAATCTCCCTTCCATTCCTACTTATCTATTTCATATCTCATTGTGGCTTAGGGAAGTTTTCTAAAAATTTCCCCGGGCTGTTAGCAGTATCAGGAGGCCTAGTGTAGAAAGTGTATCAGCTGCCACCACCATTTGAAGCACTGTGCCGTTAGATCTGCTCACAACAGATCTAATttatacagtaaaaaaaaaaaaaaaatcccaccacagAATAGTTTTCTAATATAGATAGGGCTCCTGCATCTAACATAAAGCCCAAACCTGCAAACATGTACACATACGTTTAATTTTACACACATTAGTACTTCCAAAGGGTCTAAGTTAAATACATGTcttaagtctttgcaagatcagggccttactgCTGGACAGAACACTTCCAGgcttttgtcttcactgcaaaaaaaagtGAGTCTTTACCCCAAGTGTAAAGTCTTTACTTTACACCATGTCTTTACCTCAGTGTAAAatgctagtgaagacaaggcataGGTAGTTTTTAATCTCAAAAAGCAAGGCAAGCTAAACACTAGCGGGACATGGGGTTGACTTCAACTAGCTACATCAAGCAGCCACATCAAGGTAAAAACTAGCTGTGCCTtgtctcataagaacggccagactggtcagaccaaagatccatctagcccagtatcctgtcttccgtcattggccaatgccaggtgccccagagggaatgaacagaacaggtaatcatcaaacgatccattccctgttgctcattcccagcttctggcaaacagaggctagggacatcatccctgcccatcctggctaatagccattgatggacccatcctccatgaacttgtctccactaggattttacatcaagCTAGCTATCTCAACGTAAAAACACACTATTTTTGCAGAAGCGAAGACATCGGCACAGAGTTGTAACCCTGAAGCTAACTAGTCACAGTAGTGGATACCATGGGCTTAATCtggcacccactgaagtcaatggaaggtattacaattgacttcactgagtgcaggatcaggccctgtgcccAGTGGTTAagagttttcaggatcagggccacaggtTGTAAGCTCTACAGAGGAGGGAATGAATTTGACTGTTGTTTataatgtttatacagtgcctaaaaCAACAGGGAGGAGGACAATCCCTCATTTGGGGCCTACCACAATATAGCTATACAGCAGCATGCACACCAAAGCCACTAAAAACAATACATCATAAATCCATCTTTGGGTAAAGACAAAGAATGACAGTGTCAGAGCAAAAGGTGAATGTTTCCAGTGATCAGCCAAACTGGCCAGATCTGGGTGTATCTGAAGCTAGTCAGTAGGCCCCTCAATAGAAACAGCCTGAACTTCAAGAGTGCTGGGAGCCAATGGGATTTCAGGGTGTGCTGatcttctgaaaatgagaccacTTCTATTTACAGCTATGGGTTTAGGggcctaactttaggtacccatATTTGACAATTCTGGCCTGGGGCTTTAATGGAAACAGCTGAGCAGCCTTATAGCTGAGTGACATGCTTCACGTTCAGGGTGTCTATTCCCTCTTTGATAAAGTCAGTTAAGAGCACACCTGGTCCCAGGAAGATTATAAAGAAGAAGTGAAGCAAGGGGACTCATTTGGGGAATGTTTTCAATTGTGAGCCATTcacgggctgggctgggcaggaggatTCCCGTTAACCTGATGAGACTCCTCCTGTCCATAACACACAAAGGGGAGCTATTTTCCACTCCCCCAAtccctacttaaaaaaaaaaaaaatcccttccagaTTTAGCTCTGGTGACTCAGACCCCTTCCTTATTCCCTGTTCTCCTGCCAGGCGCAGGGCTCTCCTCTGCACCCCTACCTGCACAAAAACCTTTCTGAGCATCCTGAGTTTGTATCTCACCCTCCCAACTTGTCCTgaccaccccccatccccaccccgatCCTCTAATCCCCGTCCCATCCTCTGAGCCCCCCTCATCCCTACGCCAATCCTCTGACCCCCACTCCATCCTCTGAGCCCCCTCATCCCTACCCCGATCCTctcacccccatcccatcctCTGAGCCCCCTTAGCCCTACCGCAATTCTCTGACCTCCGTCCCATCCTCTGTGCCCCCCTCATCCCTACCCCAATCCTctcacccccatcccatcctCTGAGcccccctcaccctcaccccGATCCTCTGACCCCCATCCCATCCTCTGAGCCCCTTCacactccccctccacccccgcgcCTCTCACCTCCCGCTCCAGCGGCCAGGCCTCGCCGCCCCGGGAAGTGATTCCTCCCAGCGCCGCAGGAAGCGCTTCCTCCCTCCGCTCCCGTAGCAACCAGCTCCGGGCCGGCGTTGCTagggccctcccccaccccgctgcgCCGAGGGGGCGGGACAGGGCACATGTGACCCCCCCCCGCGTGCATTGGCATTTACCCGCGTTGTGCCCCCACCCGAGCGCTGGGGCCGCGTGGCGGGAGCGGCGCTGCGCATTGAGCGCACAGAGCCGGGCCGGTTCCACGAGCCGGAGGGCAGGGAGCGGCCCGGCCCATGGCTGCAGGGTGGAGCTGGGCCTAGGTGACAGCGTTCAGAGCAGGAACCGAATTGCCCCCACGCCCTGGGCTCGGACTCAaatggggccccgatcctgcagccAGCTCCCCGTGTGTGCTAATGCTATTCCAATAGTGGGGTGTTTTCAAATTAGATATTTGAGCATGAGCTCTCCTCACCCTTGTCCTGGCCCTGGAGGTCCAGTGGACTCAGACacttgcaggggtggccaaactggctCCTTTAAGTGCGGCTCACAGAGCCCCATCCCACTGCTCCCtacacctaccagactggggcagggggagctcagGACTTCTGCCCtgtgaggatgggggggggggtgtcttggggcttcagccccatggcagGCACCTgctgggactcagggcttcagcagaagtggggctgaagccccaaacccCAGCAGGTGTGTGCCCCACatggctgaagccccgagccctggcaggtgcacccGGCTCTCGAGcttctgaagattatcgtatGTGGCTCGAAGGGTCAAtgagtttggccacccctgtactatggtaatggggacaCTAGAGAACCTGAATAGAACAAAGAGTTTAACTTTCTGCTCCATAAATATATTATGCTAAATCTAAGTGGGGTCCTAATTATTCCCCCCCACTCCATTCCCTTCATTTTGGGGttaccatttttttctttcttcctactCCTAATTACTGgtccctcctctctcttccttctcatAGGTTTGCTCAGGCTATTCTGCAGCTGGTGGGGTTGCTGGACTTGGTGGCCATTTGACTGGATAAGCCTGTCCCCTGTAGGTTTATCATCTCAACCGATTGTTCTGCTTCTGCAATCCCTTATCTCACCATCAAAATATTTAGCTGTCATTTAAGTTTATTTCTACTGTTTGCTTCAGTGGCctcaggcaatttattccagatgTGTCTTGTTCTGTATATAATCGGCAACCTGTTTAATGTTActttcctgattttcagaaagcaggtGGTTTTGGAAACCCCTTCTAGTCTGGCTCTGTCTTACATCAAACCCTCTCATAATTCTGAATACCCCGGTAAGGTCACTTTGAAGTCCCTTTGCTTCTTCACATTCAAATAGGACCCCTATCTCAAGACTTctcttttaaaccatgcattCAGCCAGAACGCTCTACCTTGGGGCCAGCTGTGGAGCAGTAACATCTAGAAGGGCATGTTTCCAAATACCAGGTCCAAAATAGGTTTTGATTCTGTTGTCTATTCAACAAACTGTCTAATGAAGCAGTCTTGCACAATGCTGCCCCCTCTATCTGCATGTTCCTCTCAAAATTGGTGCAATTGTTATTTAAATAGATATGAATAATTAACAGAGGCCACCCTGCCATCTATGATCAATCATCTGGCTTTTCCGTTTTCACAGGCTTctttttacctgtaattttcctgCGCTTGTCTCCTTGAAGTGCTTAGGCACAACAATGACGAATTGCACTTCAGTCTGTGCTGTGTTCAAGGAATCTCTCTGTCATTTAGCTACCCCGATTCAGGGCCCAATCATGAAAGGTAAGATgatctacaaagaaaaaaaaatactttccccCTTCTTTGTCATGTATAAAAAGTCTGGaaggtttttcttttcctccctactttttaccttagaaatatcagtaaTGTCAAAcctagttttcctttttttttttttttctctgagaaCTCACTGACTATCCTAAATGGGTGTGGGGAGTTTTCTCAGCCCTGTGAAGGGTCAGACAACTGATACATGGATTTTCTGACTGCTTATCAAGTGTGTGAGTTCAATAGGTGTTAGTAAAAACAGGcgaataaaaatcacttcctcCCTCATTTAACAGGTTTCACTTATTTGGTACCTGAGATGTCATAGTCCTACTAATTCTCTGGTTTTCCATAGAGACATCCATGTTAAAAAGGGTATACAGGACCTGGATGTCTAATGTGAAAAACATTCATGAAAAAAAGCCCATCTTAGAAACGATTCAGGGAACTGACATCACCCATAGCTGCTTACATTTAAGGTTGAGCTTGGGGAAGGCCGTGAGATCTGCCACTAGTGGCCCAaaacactgaattaaaaaaatagtctcaGGGACTAAAAAATCCTTTTACCAATAATTCTGTGGAAATGGACATCAGGGGAGATCCTGCCAGCCTGGCAAAGGCGGCCAGATGACATTCCTGACAGAGAAAAGACTCAGGGTCAGGTTGTTAGCTGGTGTAAAGCTAACTaatctattgaattcaatggagctctgcagatttacaccatctgagaatctggccctcagaatCAGAAGTTTCTGGCTAAAGGGGGCAAAATACACTATTGTGTGCTTATGTTCAGCCTGATACAAACAGGTATTACAGGCGAAAGgtcttttttcaaaaaaagaattcaatTAGATGTTTTGAAATATCAAATGGAAGTCAACGTGGCTTAGAAAAACAAAGACTTTACCTTTCCAGGTCTTGCATTTATAACAATAATCCACACTCTGGATTTATATAAtccctttcatccaaggatttgAAAGCCCTATAAAAACTAAAATTCACACCTAGATGATTATCCCAATTCTACCAATGGAGAAACTCAGGCACAGGAACTTGTTTATTCAaggcctaaatcccatttttaaaagtgagttaTGCCCATAGGACCCTAAATCTCATTAAAAGTCAGTAGGATTTAGGCTCCTCAATACCTAAGGGCCagctcctcaaagatatttaggaacCTGactccccactgatttcaattggtagttagatgcctaaatacctttgattgaggatctgggcctaagtcacttttggaaataggatttaggctcctaaattcacttaggtacttttgaaaactttaaccTGGATCTCCTGCTCTAAAAATTTCCACGGGATCTCCATGTTTCTATATCAACTTAATACCATCAGAGCTCTGTCTGGTAATAGCATTTCAGATGCCTGTAGAGTGAGATCTCTGAGCAGAGGCACCTATATACAGCTTCCATGCTTTGTACTTAGGTCCGCTTCTACTCCCCCAGGCATTTTGCCATGCAAAATATCAAGACAACAGCTGCAGGTTTTGGAAAGGCCCCATCCACTCTGTAAAGTAACAGCCTGACAACCACCAAACACTTCAATAGAAACCCAAACATTGAATAGGCAGGTGGTGCTACTGGGTAGGATTGGGAGCAGCTTGCATAGCATGATACCTGCCACCATTATACATAACCACCTATtgaagtgtattttaaaaatatagaaaaagggCATTTATCAGATTGAATATACTGTGTGAATGATGGCTTAGCAAAGCCATGGGAGATTTGAGAGGATTCCCTGTCCATAAGATGACTTTTGCTTTTCAGATGCTTTTCAGACACttaaatagcacctttcatctgaggctcttaaagcactttccaaaggtgGGTAATTCAGATccacatttttacagatggggaaactgaggcacgaagcaGTTATGCCAACATCTTAAAAAACAGCCTGTGATTTGGGATGGGGCTCCATTTCTGATTCCCAAGCCTGAgacttttggggcctgatttttaaacgGGCTGAGTACCCATAGCTCCCGTTGACTTTCAGTTTGTATATGAGGTTGtcagtgcctctgaaaaccaggatcCGAGGCCTTTCAATCTGGGTTCCCAAAATCTGAGGAACACAAAATCAGAGGCCAGTTTTGAAAACATGGGCAAGGTTACAGAGAAAGAGGAACTCAGATCTCCTAGCTCCCAGTCTAGTGTTGGAATGTGACCGGTCAGCTTTTTGGAAAATTATCTCTCAAAATTGCAAGAAAATGAAGAGTTAAGTACAATTCTTGATCATCTGGGAAGCATTTCCAAGACCTGAAgtttctctccttccctgaggAGGAGAGGATACATGCAATGAGTCAGTTTGAGAGGCTGAAATACAGAACTGACTGTAGAATAGTGACATCTGCTGGCCAATGCTGGGGGCATTTCCCCTCTGCTGGCGAAACATTTCTATGGTTCTctcagaaaacaaacagaaacagacAGGCACAAGTGCTAAAAATGGCATCTTGCTCACACTGCCACGTCAGGGCTCCTGCCAGATTCACATCATGCAGGCTGGTGCCACTTGCTCTATTGTAGTCTAAGTGAAATGTTAACGTGTGAAGATTAAGCAGGCTTTTCAAACAGGCTTTTAAATGTATGGGACAGTCCTTCATTTTGCTAGCACATTCTTT encodes:
- the MANBAL gene encoding protein MANBAL — protein: MAAELDFSPPEVPEPTFLENVLRYGLFFGAIFQLICVLAIILPISKSHKTDSDNFEFKSSEVVKKPKVAAPQLSKKPKKETKKKR